One stretch of Oncorhynchus tshawytscha isolate Ot180627B linkage group LG19, Otsh_v2.0, whole genome shotgun sequence DNA includes these proteins:
- the LOC121840040 gene encoding intestinal mucin-like protein → RVASPCLNTFEVSANSVCFVPTQFGETWYSNCQKCTCNADTLSVQCEPVKCPPQEIVTCKKYGEVLVNETVDCCQINTCVPKPVCVHNNTEYTLGEFWSPPSDRCVKYECTKTNNQFIVVESKLECPVFRPEDCVPGTEKTDANGCCTTCTLISHCDVKNTTTYLEVNNCRSSVPVEISACGGSCGTSSIYSAEKNTLMHSCSCCQEMSTSERKVEMVCPDGKKIMQSYIYIDKCGCHDSECDKKNHLD, encoded by the exons cgGGTGGCCAGTCCTTGTCTTAATACATTTGAAGTCTCTGCTAacagtgtttgttttgttccaaCACAGTTTGGTGAGACTTGGTACAGTAACTGCCAGAAGTGCACGTGTAATGCTGACACACTGAGTGTCCAGTGTGAACCAGTGAAATGTCCGCCCCAAGAAATTGTTACCTGTAAGAAGTACGGGGAGGTGTTGGTCAACGAGACGGTGGACTGCTGTCAGATAAATACATGTG TGCCCAAACCTGTTTGTGTCCACAACAATACTGAATACACG CTTGGGGAGTTTTGGTCGCCCCCTAGTGACCGCTGTGTGAAGTATGAATGCACAAAGACAAACAATCAGTTCATCGTTGTGGAATCCAAATTGGAATGCCCAGTGTTCCGTCCAGAGGACTGTGTCCCT GGAACTGAGAAAACTGATGCAAATGGATGTTGCACAACCT GCACTTTAATCAGTCACTGTGATGTGAAGAACACCACCACCTACCTTGAGGTGAATAACTGCAGGTCCTCTGTGCCGGTGGAAATCTCAGCCTGCGGGGGATCCTGTGGAACATCTTCTAT ATACTCTGCAGAGAAAAACACCCTGATGCACTCCTGCTCCTGCTGTCAAGAGATGTCTACCAGTGAGAGGAAGGTGGAGATGGTCTGCCCTGATGGGAAGAAGATCATGCAGTCCTACATTTACATTGATAAGTGTGGCTGCCATGACTCTGAGTGTGACAAGAAGAACCACTTAGATTAG